A stretch of Linepithema humile isolate Giens D197 chromosome 3, Lhum_UNIL_v1.0, whole genome shotgun sequence DNA encodes these proteins:
- the Pex13 gene encoding peroxisomal membrane protein PEX13 isoform X3: MAPGRNNINSHQLRNSSNITSNMPGSSLPFQATEPRIAVPPPLPPRQPVQNYSGYNDYRSYGSGYYGNYGNYGNYGYLGGYRGYGGYGNSFGNYMSYSGNNYGQIGGHSGDVENRFQQYAEESTRSTFRIVETVLHTFSSITMLLESTYFALTNSFRAILSVADNIGRLRSTIGQLFSTFALIRFMKWIYRKILLTLGLQTQNAVAEDLWQQSMSQLTNGEQMMPTNQRISPWMNVLLLGVFVAIPYLIHKISNNIRQAQIKVNDPKEWVKCEDPVCVATAMYDFVAVSNEELNLKAGQKIFLAPRTLQSKSIPGEISASASIFGNIRLTIGNLYNFHIIYL, translated from the exons CATGCCAGGATCAAGCTTGCCTTTTCAAGCTACTGAACCTCGTATAGCTGTTCCACCTCCCTTGCCACCTCGTCAACCAGTTCAAAATTATTCAGGATATAATGATTATAGATCATATGGTTCAGGCTACTATGGAAATTATGGAAACTATGGAAACTATGGATATTTAGGTGGCTATAGAGGATATGGTGGATATGGGAATTCCTTTGGGAATTATATGTCCTATTCTGGCAATAATTATGGACAAATTGGAGGACACAGTGGAGATGTGGAAAACAG atTTCAACAGTATGCAGAGGAAAGCACAAGGTCGACTTTCCGCATAGTGGAAACtgtattacatacattttcgTCCATCACGATGTTGTTGGAGTCAACATATTTTGCCTTAACAAATTCCTTTAGAGCAATCTTGAGTGTAGCAGATAATATCGGTAGATTGCGCTCAACAATTGGACAGCTATTTAGTACATTTGCTCTAATCCGATTCATGAAATggatttatagaaaaattttattgacgCTTG GTCTTCAAACACAGAATGCTGTTGCTGAAGACTTGTGGCAACAATCAATGTCACAATTAACGAATGGAGAACAGATGATGCCGACAAATCAACGTATTTCTCCATGGATGAACGTTTTGCTTCTTGGCGTATTTGTTGCTATTCCATAtttaattcacaaaatatcaaataatataaggCAGGCTCAAATAAAAG TCAATGATCCCAAAGAATGGGTCAAATGTGAAGATCCTGTATGTGTAGCAACTGCGATGTATGATTTTGTAGCGGTTTCTAATGAGGAATTGAATTTGAAAGCtggtcaaaaaatatttttggcgCCGCGAACTCTACAATCTAAAAGCATACCAG GAGAAATTTCGGCATCCGCAAGCATTTTCGGTAATATACGGCTCACAATAGGAAACTTGTATAATTTtcacattatatatttgtaa
- the TfIIA-L gene encoding transcription initiation factor IIA subunit 1 isoform X1 has product MALSQTSVLKLYNTVIEDVIAGVRESFIDEGVDEQVLQELKQIWEAKLMSSKAVELNPDPPEPQVPPINTHKTVSVTKGNHFVQSSAGNSVSQTSQQQSQQPQQQQQAQSQQQQTSQPQQHTSTTGTTVQQQQHSTTPVQQVVNAPAAVLDRQVPIQITLPPQAGVPDGPQRILSIQVPASTLQGNQLQTILTGPIISAAMGLPANLASTLLQQHVNSTLQGQATLAPLQVNQPIQVVTQSTNSIVTQRPPQNQQQQNNINQMDGGVGDSTDDDDEEEEEDNDEDDEDLDDREEEENDEAATREEEPLNSEDDVTDDDPADLFDTDNVVVCQYDKITRSRNKWKFYLKDGIMNLSGKDYVFQKANGDAEW; this is encoded by the exons ATGGCTCTCAGCCAGACCAGCGTA ttaaaattatataatactgtGATAGAAGATGTAATAGCAGGAGTACGAGAATCGTTTATAGATGAAGGTGTAGACGAACAGGTTTTACAAGAGCTTAAACAAATATGGGAAGCAAAATTAATGTCCAGCAAGGCTGTAGAGTTAAATCCAGATCCACCAGAACCTCAAGTTCCTCCAATCAATACGCATAAAACTGTATCTGTCACAAAAg GAAATCATTTTGTACAATCATCTGCTGGAAATTCAGTATCACAAACATCTCAGCAACAATCACAGCAaccgcaacagcagcaacaggcACAATCACAGCAGCAACAAACATCGCAACCTCAACAACACACAAGTACTACAGGAACGACCgtacagcagcagcagcattCAACGACACCAGTGCAACAAGTAGTGAATGCTCCAGCAGCTGTGCTCGACCGACAAGTACCCATACAGATCACTTTACCTCCTCAAGCTGGGGTTCCAGATGGACCACAGCGGATCTTAAGCATACAAGTTCCTGCGTCCACTCTTCAAG gaAATCAGTTGCAAACGATTTTAACAGGTCCAATAATTTCCGCCGCTATGGGTCTTCCAGCAAATTTAGCTTCGACCCTGTTACAACAACATGTAAATTCTACGTTGCAAGGACAAGCAACGTTAGCTCCGCTACAAGTGAATCAGCCTATTCAAGTGGTTACACAAAGTACAAACAGTATCGTTACACAGAGGCCACCTCAAAATCAA CAAcaacaaaataacataaatcaAATGGACGGAGGGGTAGGTGACTCTaccgacgacgatgacgaagaggaggaagaagatAACGATGAGGATGACGAAGATCTGGACGAtagagaggaagaagaaaacgaCGAAGCAGCAACTCGCGAAGAg GAACCTCTTAATTCCGAAGATGATGTTACGGATGACGATCCCGCTGATCTCTTCGATACAGACAATGTAGTCGTCTGTCAGTATGATAAG ATCACAAGGAGTCGAAATAAGTGGAAGTTTTATCTCAAGGACGGTATAATGAATCTAAGTGGGAAAGACTATGTGTTCCAAAAAGCAAATGGGGACGCTGAATGGTAA
- the TfIIA-L gene encoding transcription initiation factor IIA subunit 1 isoform X2, whose translation MALSQTSVLKLYNTVIEDVIAGVRESFIDEGVDEQVLQELKQIWEAKLMSSKAVELNPDPPEPQVPPINTHKTVSVTKVSQTSQQQSQQPQQQQQAQSQQQQTSQPQQHTSTTGTTVQQQQHSTTPVQQVVNAPAAVLDRQVPIQITLPPQAGVPDGPQRILSIQVPASTLQGNQLQTILTGPIISAAMGLPANLASTLLQQHVNSTLQGQATLAPLQVNQPIQVVTQSTNSIVTQRPPQNQQQQNNINQMDGGVGDSTDDDDEEEEEDNDEDDEDLDDREEEENDEAATREEEPLNSEDDVTDDDPADLFDTDNVVVCQYDKITRSRNKWKFYLKDGIMNLSGKDYVFQKANGDAEW comes from the exons ATGGCTCTCAGCCAGACCAGCGTA ttaaaattatataatactgtGATAGAAGATGTAATAGCAGGAGTACGAGAATCGTTTATAGATGAAGGTGTAGACGAACAGGTTTTACAAGAGCTTAAACAAATATGGGAAGCAAAATTAATGTCCAGCAAGGCTGTAGAGTTAAATCCAGATCCACCAGAACCTCAAGTTCCTCCAATCAATACGCATAAAACTGTATCTGTCACAAAAg TATCACAAACATCTCAGCAACAATCACAGCAaccgcaacagcagcaacaggcACAATCACAGCAGCAACAAACATCGCAACCTCAACAACACACAAGTACTACAGGAACGACCgtacagcagcagcagcattCAACGACACCAGTGCAACAAGTAGTGAATGCTCCAGCAGCTGTGCTCGACCGACAAGTACCCATACAGATCACTTTACCTCCTCAAGCTGGGGTTCCAGATGGACCACAGCGGATCTTAAGCATACAAGTTCCTGCGTCCACTCTTCAAG gaAATCAGTTGCAAACGATTTTAACAGGTCCAATAATTTCCGCCGCTATGGGTCTTCCAGCAAATTTAGCTTCGACCCTGTTACAACAACATGTAAATTCTACGTTGCAAGGACAAGCAACGTTAGCTCCGCTACAAGTGAATCAGCCTATTCAAGTGGTTACACAAAGTACAAACAGTATCGTTACACAGAGGCCACCTCAAAATCAA CAAcaacaaaataacataaatcaAATGGACGGAGGGGTAGGTGACTCTaccgacgacgatgacgaagaggaggaagaagatAACGATGAGGATGACGAAGATCTGGACGAtagagaggaagaagaaaacgaCGAAGCAGCAACTCGCGAAGAg GAACCTCTTAATTCCGAAGATGATGTTACGGATGACGATCCCGCTGATCTCTTCGATACAGACAATGTAGTCGTCTGTCAGTATGATAAG ATCACAAGGAGTCGAAATAAGTGGAAGTTTTATCTCAAGGACGGTATAATGAATCTAAGTGGGAAAGACTATGTGTTCCAAAAAGCAAATGGGGACGCTGAATGGTAA
- the LOC105668071 gene encoding dolichyldiphosphatase 1-like: protein MAFDESLDEIKSHFTHVAEKPKLVPLSLTLVEYSQGDLFGKFLALLSLAPFAIFTGFITLIIFRRDLHTIAFFSGVLINDCINLVLKYTICQARPIERDGLHTKYGMPSMHAQHMWFFATYVTFFIYFRLNYSCTIFERFCRIIVALGCIIAAVLVTYGRVYLLYHSNTQVFCGALIGVALGIIWFFITHTILTPFFPIVVSWKTAEFFLLRDTTLIPNVLWFEYTSIRTEARARARKLSAIGRSH, encoded by the exons ATGGCATTCGACGAGTCATTAGATGAGATCAAGTCCCACTTCACACATGTCGCCGAAAAACCCAAATTGGTTCCGTTATCTCTGACATTGGTGGAGTATTCGCAAG GGGATCTCTTTGGAAAGTTTTTAGCTCTATTAAGTCTAGCACCCTTTGCCATTTTTACTGGTTTTATCACTTTAATAATCTTCAGAAGGGATTTACATACT atcgCATTTTTTTCTGGAGTTCTTATtaatgattgtataaatttggtattaaaatatacaatttgcCAAGCACGACCAATAGAGAGAGATGGCCTGCATACTAAATATGGTATGCCATCTATGCATGCACAACATATGTGGTTCTTTGCTacatatgtaacattttttatatactttag GTTAAATTATAGCTGTACGATATTTGAGAGATTTTGCCGGATAATAGTGGCGCTTGGATGCATTATTGCAGCTGTGTTGGTAACTTATGGCAGAGTGTATCTGTTATATCACTCAAATACCCAAGTATTCTGTGGTGCATTAATAGGAGTTGCGCTGGGAATAATATGGTTTTTTATCACACATACCATTTTGACGCCATTTTTTCCTATAGTAGTTTCATG gaAAACAGCTGAGTTTTTTCTGTTGCGTGACACAACGCTAATTCCTAACGTGTTATGGTTTGAATACACAAGTATCCGCACAGAAGCccgggcgcgcgcgcgaaagttATCAGCAATTGGTAGATCACATTGA
- the Pex13 gene encoding peroxisomal membrane protein PEX13 isoform X2, with protein MAPGRNNINSHQLRNSSNITSNMPGSSLPFQATEPRIAVPPPLPPRQPVQNYSGYNDYRSYGSGYYGNYGNYGNYGYLGGYRGYGGYGNSFGNYMSYSGNNYGQIGGHSGDVENRFQQYAEESTRSTFRIVETVLHTFSSITMLLESTYFALTNSFRAILSVADNIGRLRSTIGQLFSTFALIRFMKWIYRKILLTLGLQTQNAVAEDLWQQSMSQLTNGEQMMPTNQRISPWMNVLLLGVFVAIPYLIHKISNNIRQAQIKVNDPKEWVKCEDPVCVATAMYDFVAVSNEELNLKAGQKIFLAPRTLQSKSIPGWWIATDNRNVGLVPANYVTIVGQLKKKSEIENRNTTESTLIPTSMQNTIASNEAVMTDVKTFEPSTSQQND; from the exons CATGCCAGGATCAAGCTTGCCTTTTCAAGCTACTGAACCTCGTATAGCTGTTCCACCTCCCTTGCCACCTCGTCAACCAGTTCAAAATTATTCAGGATATAATGATTATAGATCATATGGTTCAGGCTACTATGGAAATTATGGAAACTATGGAAACTATGGATATTTAGGTGGCTATAGAGGATATGGTGGATATGGGAATTCCTTTGGGAATTATATGTCCTATTCTGGCAATAATTATGGACAAATTGGAGGACACAGTGGAGATGTGGAAAACAG atTTCAACAGTATGCAGAGGAAAGCACAAGGTCGACTTTCCGCATAGTGGAAACtgtattacatacattttcgTCCATCACGATGTTGTTGGAGTCAACATATTTTGCCTTAACAAATTCCTTTAGAGCAATCTTGAGTGTAGCAGATAATATCGGTAGATTGCGCTCAACAATTGGACAGCTATTTAGTACATTTGCTCTAATCCGATTCATGAAATggatttatagaaaaattttattgacgCTTG GTCTTCAAACACAGAATGCTGTTGCTGAAGACTTGTGGCAACAATCAATGTCACAATTAACGAATGGAGAACAGATGATGCCGACAAATCAACGTATTTCTCCATGGATGAACGTTTTGCTTCTTGGCGTATTTGTTGCTATTCCATAtttaattcacaaaatatcaaataatataaggCAGGCTCAAATAAAAG TCAATGATCCCAAAGAATGGGTCAAATGTGAAGATCCTGTATGTGTAGCAACTGCGATGTATGATTTTGTAGCGGTTTCTAATGAGGAATTGAATTTGAAAGCtggtcaaaaaatatttttggcgCCGCGAACTCTACAATCTAAAAGCATACCAGGTTGGTGGATAGCTACGGACAATAGGAATGTCGGTTTAGTGCCTGCTAACTATGTGACTATAGTGGGACAATTGAAAAAGAAGTCAGAAATAGAAAACAGAAATACCACTGAATCTACCCTAATTCCAACTTCCATGCAAAATACTATTGCTTCTAATGAAGCGGTAATGACTGATGTAAAGACATTTGAACCTAGCACCAGCCAACAAA ATGATTAG
- the RpS18 gene encoding small ribosomal subunit protein uS13, which produces MSLVIPEKFQHILRVMGTNIDGNRKVMFAMTAIKGVGRRYANIVLKKADIDLDKRAGECSEEEVEKIVTIMANPRQYKIPDWFLNRQKDIVDGKYSQLTSANLDSKLREDLERMKKIRAHRGLRHYWGLRVRGQHTKTTGRRGRTVGVSKKK; this is translated from the exons ATG TCGCTCGTGATTCCTGAAAAGTTCCAGCATATTCTTCGTGTCATGGGCACGAATATTGACGGCAACAGGAAGGTCATGTTTGCCATGACCGCAATTAAAGGTGTTGGTCGACGTTATGCCAATATTGTTTTGAAGAAGGCTGACATTGATTTGGACAAGCGAGCTGGAGAATGCTCAGAGGAAGAG GTGGAGAAAATTGTTACTATTATGGCCAATCCTAGGCAATACAAGATTCCAGATTGGTTCCTCAACAGACAAAAAGATATTGTTGATGGAAAATACTCGCAG CTCACGAGTGCCAATTTGGACTCTAAGTTGCGTGAGGATTTGgaaagaatgaaaaagatCCGCGCTCATAGGGGTCTGCGTCACTATTGGGGTCTCCGTGTACGTGGTCAGCATACCAAGACCACCGGTCGTCGTGGACGCACGGTCGGTGTgtcgaaaaagaaataa
- the Pex13 gene encoding peroxisomal membrane protein PEX13 isoform X1, with amino-acid sequence MAPGRNNINSHQLRNSSNITSNMPGSSLPFQATEPRIAVPPPLPPRQPVQNYSGYNDYRSYGSGYYGNYGNYGNYGYLGGYRGYGGYGNSFGNYMSYSGNNYGQIGGHSGDVENRFQQYAEESTRSTFRIVETVLHTFSSITMLLESTYFALTNSFRAILSVADNIGRLRSTIGQLFSTFALIRFMKWIYRKILLTLGLQTQNAVAEDLWQQSMSQLTNGEQMMPTNQRISPWMNVLLLGVFVAIPYLIHKISNNIRQAQIKVNDPKEWVKCEDPVCVATAMYDFVAVSNEELNLKAGQKIFLAPRTLQSKSIPGWWIATDNRNVGLVPANYVTIVGQLKKKSEIENRNTTESTLIPTSMQNTIASNEAVMTDVKTFEPSTSQQSTNFSENNIKDDMF; translated from the exons CATGCCAGGATCAAGCTTGCCTTTTCAAGCTACTGAACCTCGTATAGCTGTTCCACCTCCCTTGCCACCTCGTCAACCAGTTCAAAATTATTCAGGATATAATGATTATAGATCATATGGTTCAGGCTACTATGGAAATTATGGAAACTATGGAAACTATGGATATTTAGGTGGCTATAGAGGATATGGTGGATATGGGAATTCCTTTGGGAATTATATGTCCTATTCTGGCAATAATTATGGACAAATTGGAGGACACAGTGGAGATGTGGAAAACAG atTTCAACAGTATGCAGAGGAAAGCACAAGGTCGACTTTCCGCATAGTGGAAACtgtattacatacattttcgTCCATCACGATGTTGTTGGAGTCAACATATTTTGCCTTAACAAATTCCTTTAGAGCAATCTTGAGTGTAGCAGATAATATCGGTAGATTGCGCTCAACAATTGGACAGCTATTTAGTACATTTGCTCTAATCCGATTCATGAAATggatttatagaaaaattttattgacgCTTG GTCTTCAAACACAGAATGCTGTTGCTGAAGACTTGTGGCAACAATCAATGTCACAATTAACGAATGGAGAACAGATGATGCCGACAAATCAACGTATTTCTCCATGGATGAACGTTTTGCTTCTTGGCGTATTTGTTGCTATTCCATAtttaattcacaaaatatcaaataatataaggCAGGCTCAAATAAAAG TCAATGATCCCAAAGAATGGGTCAAATGTGAAGATCCTGTATGTGTAGCAACTGCGATGTATGATTTTGTAGCGGTTTCTAATGAGGAATTGAATTTGAAAGCtggtcaaaaaatatttttggcgCCGCGAACTCTACAATCTAAAAGCATACCAGGTTGGTGGATAGCTACGGACAATAGGAATGTCGGTTTAGTGCCTGCTAACTATGTGACTATAGTGGGACAATTGAAAAAGAAGTCAGAAATAGAAAACAGAAATACCACTGAATCTACCCTAATTCCAACTTCCATGCAAAATACTATTGCTTCTAATGAAGCGGTAATGACTGATGTAAAGACATTTGAACCTAGCACCAGCCAACAAAGTActaatttttctgaaaataatattaaagatgatATGTTTTAG